One Monomorium pharaonis isolate MP-MQ-018 chromosome 4, ASM1337386v2, whole genome shotgun sequence DNA segment encodes these proteins:
- the LOC105837615 gene encoding uncharacterized protein LOC105837615 isoform X1, with product MHYYGFGITDRIGKKNFVSEFREYYLLRRYLTQLRHEIQSRLQKSGERYRKYATGVLTMMPRSRGGGGYTVADQLDTLYENMEPRYKLYVRRDDTTRVNDLLRHAEDYEAFDEQYRARQATSKSTVAAAAYDKTECCWRCKQRGHPRLSKNSEEVLLAVWPGRRLYTRLSPPAEKCHRGRGKRGRTLPFQIIYNPRPHLPIRIRGLPFLALLDIGSEALISSHTAAQWARRPEKVAKSRFQK from the coding sequence ATGCATTATTATGGTTTCGGAATAACCGACAGAAttggaaaaaagaatttcgtGAGCGAATTTCGTGAATATTATCTACTGCGCCGATACTTGACCCAGCTACGACACGAAATTCAATCTCGATTGCAAAAATCCGGAGAGAGATATCGGAAGTACGCCACAGGGGTCTTGACAATGATGCCACGGTCGCGGGGCGGGGGGGGGTACACGGTCGCCGACCAGCTCGATACCCTCTACGAAAACATGGAACCACGTTACAAGCTATACGTGCGTCGCGACGATACAACCCGCGTAAACGACCTGCTACGGCACGCGGAGGATTACGAGGCGTTTGACGAACAATACCGAGCGCGACAGGCCACATCCAAGAGTACCGTTGCCGCTGCCGCGTACGATAAAACCGAATGTTGCTGGCGTTGTAAGCAGCGGGGGCACCCTCGACTGTCGAAGAATTCCGAAGAAGTTCTGCTCGCAGTGTGGCCGGGACGGCGTTTATATACGCGATTGTCACCCCCCGCCGAGAAATGCCATCGGGGTCGAGGGAAGCGCGGTCGCACCCTGCCcttccaaataatttataacccGCGACCGCACCTGCCAATTAGAATACGCGGCCTGCCGTTCCTCGCGCTCTTGGACATCGGGTCCGAGGCGCTTATAAGTTCCCATACCGCTGCACAGTGGGCTAGGAGACCAGAAAAAGTGGCCAAAAGTCGATTCCAGAAATAA